The sequence below is a genomic window from Oscillospiraceae bacterium.
TCCAGGATGTTGATGCAGTAGCCCTCGTACTGGAACTGCATCACCGAGGAGGTGACCGAGATGCCGCGCTGCTTTTCGATCTCCATCCAGTCGGAGGTGGCGGCGCGGGAGTTTTTCTTGCCCTTGACCGCGCCCGCCTGGGCGATGGCCCCTCCGTAGAGGAGGAATTTTTCGGTCAGGGTGGTTTTGCCGGCGTCCGGGTGCGAGATAATCGCAAAGGTGCGGCGGCGGGAAATTTCAGATTCATAGTTAGACAAGGTGATACCTCCTGATATTTTTGTCGGGCCGGTTTAAATCAGGAGGCGTCAGAACAGGCTGGTGCGGTCCAGCAGCCCGGAAAGGGCGGAGAAGCTGCCCACGGCGGTCTCGCCGGGGATGGGCGCGCCGAAGCCGTAGGCGGCGTGGAGGAAGGGCACCCCGGCGGCGTGGGCGGCGGCGGCGTCCATGGCGGTGTCCCCCAGGTAGACCGGGGCCTTCAGGCCCTCCCGCTCCACCACCAGGCGGATGTTCTCCGCCTTGGGCCAGCCTGTGCGCCCCGCGGACTCGTACCCGGAGAAGCAGTCCCCCAGGCCGGTGGAGGCGAAAAAGGCCTCGATATACCCCTCCTGGCAGTTGCTGACGATATACAGGCGGTAAAGGCGGGCCAGAGCGGGGATCTCCCCGGCCACGCCGGGGTAGAGCGTGCCGCCGTGCTGGGCCAGGTAGTCGTTTTCAATCTCGCAGCACA
It includes:
- a CDS encoding haloacid dehalogenase, whose amino-acid sequence is MFDSILFDLDGTLWDAVPQICAAWNLAIARSGHALPPLTVEQLFPCMGMLLPDIGRRLFPALGGEDRAALTALCCEIENDYLAQHGGTLYPGVAGEIPALARLYRLYIVSNCQEGYIEAFFASTGLGDCFSGYESAGRTGWPKAENIRLVVEREGLKAPVYLGDTAMDAAAAHAAGVPFLHAAYGFGAPIPGETAVGSFSALSGLLDRTSLF